The proteins below are encoded in one region of Xenopus laevis strain J_2021 chromosome 8L, Xenopus_laevis_v10.1, whole genome shotgun sequence:
- the tor1a.L gene encoding torsin family 1, member A (torsin A) L homeolog precursor (The RefSeq protein has 1 substitution compared to this genomic sequence), whose protein sequence is MKLLRALVWFLCPVLVRCEPVTLTVGALSVVGGAVYYELQCYFQQCCPQNGAINATALELDFDNNIFGQHLAKKVILKGVTGFLRNKQPKKPLTLSFHGWTGTGKNYISQVLARNIYPQGMESHFVHQFVATLHFPHANQVDKYKDQLQAWIKGNVSNCERSIFIFDEVDKMHPGLIDSIKPFLDYYEQLEGVSYRKSIFIFLSNAGGEIISKLALDFWKNGKKREDINLFEVERQLSLAAFNNKDSGFWHSSLIEKNLIDFFVPFLPLELKHVKMCVRAELRHRGYEVDEEIVTKVAKEMTYFPKDENVFSVRGCKVVSTKLEFYL, encoded by the exons ATGAAACTGCTCCGGGCGCTGGTCTGGTTTCTGTGTCCGGTGTTGGTTCGGTGTGAGCCTGTAACGCTGACAGTCGGCGCTCTGTCTGTGGTGGGTGGCGCCGTCTATTATGGACTGCAATGTTACTTCCAGCAGTGCTGCCCGCAGAATGGCGCCATCAACGCTACAG CCCTAGAGTTGGACTTCGATAATAACATCTTTGGGCAGCACCTGGCCAAGAAGGTGATCCTGAAAGGAGTAACCGGGTTCCTTAGAAACAAGCAGCCGAAGAAACCGCTCACTCTCTCCTTCCATGGTTGGACCGGAACCGGCAAGAACTACATCAGCCAGGTCTTGGCCAGGAACATCTATCCGCAAGGAATGGAGAGTCATTTTGTGCACCAGTTTGTAGCCACGCTGCACTTCCCCCACGCTAACCAGGTTGACAAGTATAAG GACCAGCTCCAGGCGTGGATAAAAGGGAATGTATCCAACTGTGAACGCTCCATTTTTATATTTGACGAAGTGGACAAAATGCACCCGGGACTTATTGATTCCATCAAGCCATTTCTGGATTACTATGAGCAACTGGAGGGGGTTTCCTATCGTAAATCCATATTTATATTCCTCAG CAATGCTGGAGGAGAAATAATCTCGAAGTTGGCATTAGATTTCTGGAAGAATGGCAAGAAAAGGGAAGACATTAATCTCTTCGAAGTCGAGCGTCAGTTATCGcttgctgctttcaataacaaagACA GTGGATTTTGGCACAGCAGCCTGATAGAGAAAAACCTGATCGATTTCTTTGTGCCGTTCTTGCCCCTGGAGTTGAAACATGTGAAGATGTGCGTGAGGGCGGAGCTGCGGCACAGAGGCTACGAGGTGGATGAAGAGATCGTCACCAAAGTCGCCAAGGAAATGACCTATTTCCCCAAGGATGAGAACGTGTTCTCTGTTAGGGGCTGCAAAGTCGTGTCAACAAAACTAGAATTTTATCTATGA